The Rhododendron vialii isolate Sample 1 chromosome 6a, ASM3025357v1 genome includes a window with the following:
- the LOC131328447 gene encoding uncharacterized protein LOC131328447 gives MNEFCKRRPPTFNGDTNPTVAETWLKEVKVILDTLEITRNGDRVALATYQLKGEARYWWDLIEATHTIATMTFDEFETLFLDKYFPTPLRLVKEQEFLNLKQGTMTVTQYAAKFEELSRYALAAMATEDKKARRFEWGLTTARRAVVSQVFPTYAGAVKCALRLESEENDFKAQWKKATGNTGGPIRTQPSNNNCGPTLPNPSPRRKTTNLGRLLHQDVANNRGVAET, from the coding sequence ATGAACGAATTTTGCAAAcgccgacccccgaccttcaatGGAGATACCAACCCCACCGTAGCTGAAACATGGCTGAAGGAagtcaaggtgatcctggacaccttggagattaccCGAAATGGAGATCGTGTAGCCTTAGCCACATACCAGCTAAAAGGAGAAGCCCGTTATTGGTGGGATTTGATAGAGGCAACCCATACCATAGCCACAATGACCTTCGACGAGTTCGAGACCCTGTTTCTTGACAAGTACTTCCCCACCCCTCTTCGTTTGGTCAAGGAACAAGAGTTTCTAAATCTGAAACAAGGAACGATGACTGTTACCCAATACGCGGCCAAGTTCGAGGAACTGTCCCGCTACGCCCTAGCCGCCATGGCAACGGAGGACAAGAAAGCGAGAAGGTTTGAATGGGGGCTGACAACTGCTAGAAGGGCTGTGGTGTCTCAAGTCTTTCCCACTTATGCCGGTGCCGTGAAGTGTGCTCTTCGACTGGAGAGTGAGGAAAATGACTTCAAAGCCCAATGGAAGAAGGCGACAGGCAACACTGGTGGACCTATCCGAACTCAACCTTCCAACAACAACTGCGGACCCACCCTACCAAACCCTTCACCTCGTCGCAAAACAACCAACCTTGGAAGATTGTTACACCAGGATGTGGCAAACAATAGAGGGGTGGCAGAAACATAG